The following proteins are co-located in the Haloprofundus halophilus genome:
- a CDS encoding thioredoxin family protein: MSGPTGNESLFSSGVLVVRDDTVSVSESFVSAVEEYLTAFEESPSDDLVREVSTRLGDETLVDAFVELGRKDPRSVAELCALADKRETSTAAELLSVLPVLRLFRPNSTLEAGVPDGAIPVPADHLPALSRVYSPLAVYVWLDDCPPCDSLKSRLESLFEEPRGMQLFAVYGPDYQEFLAREYHVTAGPALLFFRDGDVDVRLYGDQSDSAIETELRRVQQ; this comes from the coding sequence ATGAGTGGCCCCACGGGTAACGAGTCGCTGTTTTCGAGTGGCGTGTTGGTCGTTCGAGACGACACCGTCTCCGTCTCCGAGTCGTTCGTCTCGGCGGTCGAGGAGTACCTGACCGCGTTCGAGGAGTCGCCGTCCGACGACCTCGTTCGAGAGGTTTCGACCCGACTCGGCGACGAGACGCTCGTCGACGCCTTTGTCGAACTCGGACGAAAGGACCCGCGGTCGGTCGCCGAACTCTGCGCACTGGCCGACAAGCGGGAGACGTCGACCGCGGCCGAGTTGCTCTCCGTACTGCCAGTTCTGCGGCTCTTCCGGCCGAACTCGACGCTCGAAGCCGGCGTCCCCGACGGTGCGATACCGGTTCCAGCCGACCACCTGCCCGCGCTATCGAGAGTGTACTCACCCCTCGCCGTGTACGTCTGGCTTGACGACTGCCCGCCGTGCGATTCGCTGAAATCGCGGCTCGAATCCCTGTTCGAAGAGCCTCGTGGAATGCAGTTGTTCGCGGTGTACGGTCCCGACTATCAGGAGTTCCTCGCCCGAGAGTACCACGTGACCGCGGGGCCGGCGCTGCTGTTCTTCCGAGACGGCGACGTCGACGTCCGACTCTACGGCGACCAGAGCGACAGCGCCATCGAAACCGAACTCCGGCGCGTCCAACAGTAA